A portion of the Cryptomeria japonica chromosome 5, Sugi_1.0, whole genome shotgun sequence genome contains these proteins:
- the LOC131875631 gene encoding uncharacterized protein LOC131875631 — protein MDRLIPWDELKNKFKLPDSHKKTYSMIVKASKDFPTLCHVDSNSYLKIKWPDGITISKLKAKNIYSVLNYNVDIINHINNIWNTDLDISSWKKVFNYLWKSSIDPKIKYFKWLLILNKLPIRNSFSDINYCGICRTPETGKHIFFECSFSKEIWLMFDSDDHENQQG, from the exons ATGGACAGACTTATCCCTTGGGATGAATTAAAGAATAAATTTAAGCTTCCTGATTCTCATAAAAAGACTTATAGTATGATTGTTAAAGCTAGTAAAGACTTTCCTACCCTATGTCATGTGGACTCTAATAGTTATTTGAAGATAAAATGGCCTGATGGTATCACCATCTCCAAACTTAAAGCCAAGAATATTTATTCTGTTTTAAATTATAATGTTGACATCATCAATCATATTAACAATATTTGGAATACTGATTTGGATATTTCTTCTTGGAAGAAAGTTTTTAATTATCTTTGGAAAAGTTCTATTGAtcctaaaattaaatattttaaatggttACTTATTCTCAATAAGCTGCCTATTAGGAACTCTTTCTCTGATATTAACTATTGCGGCATTTGCAGAACCCCGGAAACGGGGAAGCATATCTTCTTTGAGTGTAGTTTTTCCAAAGAGATTTGGTTAatgtttg ATTCAGATGACCATGAAAATCAACAAGGCTAA
- the LOC131034224 gene encoding CCG-binding protein 1: MATLQQMINFAPAIHSSVCKDSVKKRNGHVVRVSGSLSEQNDAIHQVKESPFKRTLLRGMQEPSPIQKAENDMMDYCSTLEGDEGYQCWEAYFEFEDMKKESIAEAEAGSETAKDDLVKMVRQSGGVKSLVENVHFVTKISKMRKDAVVPEHSTVNSHNLEEEEKRRPFPEPDGLPKSQKELEEEEKALMPDSSYTRLFRRLARGRSPAWYTPRPDHETD; this comes from the exons ATGGCAACATTGCAGCAGATGATCAACTTTGCCCCTGCAATTCATTCGTCAGTGTGCAAAGATAGTGTGAAAAAGCGAAATGGGCATGTTGTTAGAGTATCTGGGTCTCTGTCAGAGCAGAATGATGCCATACATCAGGTGAAGGAGTCTCCTTTCAAGAGGACTCTCCTCAGAGGGATGCAGGAGCCTTCTCCCATTCAGAAAGCTGAAAATGACATGATGG ATTATTGTAGCACACTGGAGGGCGACGAGGGATATCAGTGCTGGGAGGCCTATTTTGAGTTTGAGGACATGAAG AAAGAATCCATAGCAGAAGCTGAAGCTGGTTCCGAAACCGCGAAAGATGATCTTGTAAAAATGGTACGGCAATCAGGAGGTGTGAAAAGTCTGGTTGAAAATGTGCATTTTGTGACAAAAATCTCGAAAATGCGCAAGGATGCTGTAGTGCCTGAGCATTCCACAGTGAACTCTCATAATctggaagaggaggagaagaggcgGCCATTCCCTGAGCCAGACGGACTGCCCAAATCACAAAAAgagttggaagaagaagaaaaggcacTGATGCCCGATTCCTCTTATACAAGATTGTTCAGAAGATTGGCCCGCGGCCGATCTCCTGCCTGGTACACTCCACGCCCTGATCATGAAACAGATTGA